The following proteins are co-located in the Imtechella halotolerans genome:
- the ilvC gene encoding ketol-acid reductoisomerase, with protein sequence MTNYFNTLSLREQLNQLGVCEFMEASEFANGIDVLKGKKVVIVGCGAQGLNQGLNMRDSGLDISYALRSEAIAEKRASFQNAISNGFAVGTYEELIPQADLVCNLTPDKQHTQVVNAIMPLMKNGATLSYSHGFNIVEEGMQIRKDLTVIMVAPKCPGSEVREEYKRGFGVPTLIAVHPENDPEGKGLDQAKAYAVATGGHRAGVLRSSFVAEVKSDLMGEQTILCGLLQTGSILSFDKMVANGVAPAYAARLIQYGWEVITEALKHGGITHMMDRLSNPAKIEAFRLSEELKTILRPLFQKHMDDIMSGHFSKTMMEDWANDDINLLTWRKATGETAFEKTEALSESLPEQEYFDNATLMVAFVKSGVELAFETMTEAGIIEESAYYESLHETPLIANTIARKKLFEMNRVISDTAEYGCYLFDHACKPLLKEFMENVSTQVIGKPFSKDNAVDNQGLIAVNAAIRNHPIEEVGAWLRESMTAMIKIV encoded by the coding sequence ATGACGAATTATTTTAATACCCTATCCTTACGAGAGCAATTAAATCAGCTAGGTGTTTGTGAGTTTATGGAAGCCTCTGAGTTTGCTAATGGCATTGATGTCCTTAAAGGAAAAAAAGTAGTTATTGTAGGTTGTGGAGCTCAAGGGCTTAATCAAGGGCTTAACATGCGTGATAGTGGACTCGATATATCCTATGCATTACGATCGGAAGCTATCGCTGAAAAAAGAGCCTCTTTTCAAAATGCAATAAGCAATGGATTTGCTGTTGGAACCTATGAAGAATTAATTCCACAAGCAGATTTAGTGTGTAATTTAACCCCTGACAAGCAACATACTCAGGTTGTTAATGCAATCATGCCATTAATGAAGAATGGTGCTACTTTATCCTATTCTCATGGGTTTAATATTGTAGAGGAAGGAATGCAAATTCGAAAAGATTTAACCGTTATAATGGTGGCACCTAAATGCCCAGGTTCAGAAGTAAGGGAAGAGTATAAAAGAGGATTTGGAGTTCCAACTCTTATTGCGGTACACCCGGAGAATGATCCGGAGGGAAAAGGGCTAGATCAGGCTAAAGCATATGCAGTAGCCACTGGCGGACATCGTGCAGGTGTATTGCGTTCTTCTTTTGTGGCCGAGGTGAAATCAGATTTAATGGGAGAGCAAACTATTCTTTGTGGTTTGTTGCAAACAGGTTCTATCCTTTCCTTTGATAAAATGGTAGCAAATGGTGTAGCTCCGGCCTACGCAGCTCGTTTAATCCAATACGGATGGGAAGTTATAACAGAGGCTTTAAAGCATGGAGGAATAACTCATATGATGGATCGTCTATCCAATCCTGCTAAAATAGAGGCCTTTCGTCTTTCTGAAGAACTAAAAACAATTTTACGTCCATTATTTCAAAAGCATATGGATGATATTATGAGTGGACATTTTTCGAAAACTATGATGGAAGACTGGGCCAATGATGATATCAACTTGCTCACTTGGCGAAAAGCTACAGGTGAAACTGCATTTGAGAAGACAGAAGCCTTATCTGAATCACTACCAGAACAAGAGTACTTTGACAATGCAACTTTAATGGTAGCATTCGTAAAATCAGGTGTAGAATTAGCTTTTGAAACCATGACTGAAGCGGGGATTATTGAAGAGTCAGCCTATTATGAATCATTACATGAAACACCCTTAATTGCTAATACCATTGCACGTAAAAAATTGTTCGAAATGAATCGTGTGATTTCTGATACAGCAGAATATGGTTGTTATCTGTTTGATCATGCCTGTAAGCCACTTTTAAAAGAATTCATGGAAAATGTATCTACTCAAGTAATAGGAAAACCATTTTCAAAGGATAATGCAGTAGATAATCAAGGATTAATTGCTGTTAATGCGGCCATTCGTAATCATCCAATTGAGGAAGTTGGAGCTTGGTTACGAGAATCAATGACTGCCATGATAAAGATTGTTTAA
- the leuD gene encoding 3-isopropylmalate dehydratase small subunit, whose protein sequence is MEKFIKLQSTAVPLPIENIDTDQIIPARFLKATNKVGFGNNLFRDWRYDSNDTPINSFILNDNTYSGSILVAGDNFGCGSSREHAAWALADYGFKVIISSYFADIFKGNALNNGLLPIQVSPEFLKTILASIQENPVSTLTIDLEAQTLWIDGSNLSESFEIDSYKKLCLINGYDDIDFLISQKEAIENFEQKRVKSL, encoded by the coding sequence ATGGAGAAATTTATAAAACTACAGTCGACAGCAGTACCGCTACCTATTGAGAATATTGATACCGATCAAATAATACCTGCTCGTTTTCTTAAAGCGACCAATAAGGTAGGATTTGGAAACAATTTATTTAGAGATTGGCGTTACGACAGTAATGATACGCCCATTAACTCTTTTATTTTGAATGATAACACCTATAGTGGTAGCATTTTAGTAGCAGGAGACAATTTTGGATGTGGAAGTAGCCGTGAACATGCAGCTTGGGCTTTGGCTGATTATGGATTTAAAGTAATTATTTCAAGCTATTTTGCTGATATTTTTAAAGGAAACGCCTTAAATAATGGCTTATTACCCATACAGGTAAGTCCAGAATTCCTAAAAACCATCTTGGCATCCATACAAGAGAATCCAGTTAGTACACTGACCATTGATCTTGAAGCTCAAACATTATGGATAGATGGTAGTAATTTATCTGAATCCTTTGAAATTGACAGTTACAAAAAGCTATGTCTGATTAATGGATATGATGACATTGATTTTCTAATCAGCCAGAAGGAGGCCATTGAAAATTTTGAACAGAAACGTGTAAAATCCCTTTAA
- the leuB gene encoding 3-isopropylmalate dehydrogenase codes for MKLKIAVLAGDGIGPEVTAQAIKSLKAIADVYGHSFEFQEALVGACAIDATGNPLPKETLSLCEQSDAVLFGAIGHPKYDNDPSAKVRPEQGLLALRKSLGLFTNIRPVKAYPTLLEKSPLKREIIEGTDFTIYRELTGGIYFGEKKLNSEGTIASDLCEYSEGEIERIAHLAFKAARQRRKKLTLVDKANVLETSRLWRKVVTQLGKSYEDVTLDYLFVDNAAMQMILNPSQFDVILTENMFGDIISDEGSVIGGSIGLLASASVGEGSAMFEPIHGSYPQATGKNIANPIASILSAAMLLEHFGLKEEAQTIQSAVEFALEKNVVTTDLHQESTYGTIQVGDFIAHCIAETDSISAVNHENINVGQSTII; via the coding sequence ATGAAACTAAAAATAGCAGTTTTGGCAGGTGATGGAATAGGTCCGGAAGTGACTGCACAAGCCATTAAGTCCCTAAAAGCAATCGCAGATGTATATGGGCATAGTTTTGAATTTCAAGAAGCATTAGTAGGTGCCTGCGCAATTGATGCCACAGGAAATCCTCTTCCTAAAGAAACGTTATCCTTATGTGAGCAGAGTGATGCAGTACTTTTTGGTGCCATTGGACATCCTAAATATGACAACGACCCTTCAGCGAAAGTACGTCCTGAACAGGGACTACTTGCATTACGCAAATCTTTGGGACTTTTCACTAATATACGTCCTGTCAAAGCCTACCCAACACTACTAGAAAAGTCACCTTTAAAAAGAGAAATTATAGAAGGAACGGACTTTACGATATACAGAGAACTTACGGGAGGTATTTACTTCGGAGAGAAAAAGTTAAACTCAGAAGGAACTATAGCTTCTGACTTATGCGAATACTCTGAGGGTGAAATTGAACGCATAGCTCACCTTGCATTTAAAGCGGCAAGGCAAAGAAGAAAAAAACTTACGTTAGTAGACAAAGCCAATGTTCTGGAAACTTCACGTTTATGGAGAAAAGTAGTTACCCAGCTTGGTAAAAGTTATGAGGATGTAACCCTTGACTATTTATTTGTGGATAATGCTGCCATGCAAATGATTCTGAATCCAAGTCAATTTGATGTTATCCTAACTGAAAATATGTTTGGAGATATTATTTCAGATGAAGGTAGCGTTATTGGCGGGTCAATTGGCCTATTAGCCTCTGCATCTGTAGGCGAAGGAAGTGCTATGTTTGAACCAATTCACGGTTCATACCCGCAAGCCACAGGAAAGAATATTGCTAATCCTATAGCATCGATTTTAAGTGCTGCCATGCTTCTGGAACATTTTGGCTTAAAGGAAGAAGCGCAAACTATTCAAAGTGCCGTAGAATTTGCATTAGAGAAAAATGTGGTAACTACAGATTTACACCAAGAGAGCACCTATGGTACTATACAGGTAGGTGATTTTATTGCACATTGTATCGCAGAAACTGATTCAATCAGTGCTGTAAATCATGAAAATATAAATGTTGGTCAATCAACCATCATTTAG
- the ilvA gene encoding threonine ammonia-lyase IlvA translates to MKTKDLYVPHLEHVKRAANTLQGVVAVTPLMNSLTYSKAFHSNIMLKREDLQLVRSYKIRGAYNKISTLTEEEKQRGIVCASAGNHAQGVALSCKLLGIQGTIYMPSPTPKQKVEQVEMFGESFVSIVLKGDTFDDSYKAAMINCQAEQKTFVHPFDDEKVIEGQATVALEILSQSSETIDYIFVPVGGGGLASGVSSVIKLISPTTKVIGVEPEGAPSMQKAFLYGEPVELPQIEKFVDGAAVQRVGDKTFAICQQHLDAMITVSEGKVCQTILELYNKDAIVVEPAGALTLSALDQFKDEIKGKNVVCVVSGSNNDITRTAEIKERALLHANLKHYFIVRFPQRAGALKEFVAEILGPNDDITHFEYSKKHNRENGPAVVGIELKTEADLAPLVERMKKRNFYGDYLNNKPDLFQFLV, encoded by the coding sequence ATGAAAACTAAAGACCTGTATGTACCTCACTTAGAGCATGTGAAACGCGCTGCAAATACGCTTCAAGGAGTGGTTGCGGTGACTCCCTTAATGAATAGTTTAACCTATTCCAAAGCGTTTCATTCTAACATTATGCTCAAACGGGAGGATTTACAATTGGTACGTTCGTACAAAATTAGAGGTGCTTATAATAAAATAAGTACATTAACAGAAGAAGAAAAACAGCGAGGAATTGTTTGTGCCAGTGCAGGAAATCATGCCCAAGGTGTTGCTTTATCCTGTAAACTTTTAGGAATTCAAGGAACCATTTACATGCCTTCCCCAACTCCAAAACAAAAAGTTGAGCAGGTAGAAATGTTTGGAGAATCATTTGTGTCTATTGTTTTGAAAGGAGATACATTTGATGATTCATACAAAGCAGCGATGATCAATTGTCAGGCGGAACAAAAAACATTTGTGCATCCCTTTGATGATGAGAAAGTTATTGAAGGGCAAGCAACTGTAGCCTTGGAAATTCTATCGCAGTCATCCGAGACTATTGATTATATATTTGTTCCTGTAGGTGGAGGGGGATTGGCCTCTGGTGTTTCTTCGGTTATTAAATTAATTTCTCCAACTACTAAAGTCATAGGAGTGGAGCCTGAAGGCGCACCATCTATGCAAAAAGCTTTTTTGTATGGAGAACCGGTGGAATTGCCACAGATTGAAAAATTTGTCGATGGGGCCGCTGTTCAACGAGTTGGCGATAAAACATTTGCAATTTGTCAGCAACATTTAGATGCTATGATTACAGTGTCTGAAGGAAAGGTATGTCAAACGATCCTTGAGTTATATAATAAGGATGCTATTGTAGTTGAACCTGCTGGAGCCTTAACTTTATCAGCTTTAGATCAATTTAAGGATGAGATAAAGGGTAAGAATGTTGTCTGTGTTGTTAGTGGAAGTAATAATGATATCACGCGTACTGCTGAAATTAAAGAGCGTGCTTTATTACATGCTAATTTAAAGCATTATTTTATTGTTCGCTTTCCTCAAAGAGCTGGTGCACTAAAGGAGTTTGTCGCTGAAATTTTAGGACCTAATGATGATATTACTCATTTTGAATATTCTAAAAAGCACAATAGAGAAAATGGTCCGGCTGTGGTAGGAATAGAATTAAAAACCGAAGCAGATTTAGCTCCCTTGGTGGAGCGTATGAAAAAACGCAATTTTTACGGTGATTATCTCAATAATAAACCGGATTTGTTTCAGTTTTTAGTATAA
- a CDS encoding NADP-dependent glyceraldehyde-3-phosphate dehydrogenase → MSTLQVQVPEAYQIKEPLHQNTYLVNGQLKPWTGTTTNVYSSISSTESYQPTLLGSIPSMGENEALEALTSACDAYHKGQGLWPTMKVADRIECMEKFVKQMESQREVVVKLLMWEIGKTLGDSQKEFDRTVEYIYDTIEEYKQLDRDSAKFSKRDGVYAHIRRGPLGVVLCLGPYNYPLNETFALLIPALIMGNTAIFKPAKHGVLLISPLLEAFRSSFPKGVVNIIYGRGREVAAPIMKSGRIDVLALIGNSKSAIALQDQHPNKNRLRLVLGLEAKNPAVVLPDADMNLTIDECITGTLSFNGQRCTALKLVHVHEQIQDTFLEQFTARVDAMKFGNPWEEGVKLTPLPEPDKPEYIQELIDDALAKGAKILNKRGGERTDNFIFPAVLFPVTKEMHVYQEEQFGPVIPVKPFNDIQVLLDEIADSNYGQQVSLFGKDVYELSPLIDTLVNLVCRVNLNSACQRGPDVFPFTGRKDSAVATLSVHDALRSFSIRTFVASKDNAYNNQILENLLKTKVSNFMSTDYIL, encoded by the coding sequence ATGAGCACACTTCAAGTACAGGTGCCTGAAGCCTACCAAATTAAAGAGCCTTTACATCAAAACACCTATCTTGTAAATGGACAATTAAAGCCTTGGACAGGCACAACAACAAACGTATATTCTTCGATTTCTTCAACAGAATCGTACCAACCTACTTTATTGGGAAGCATTCCTTCTATGGGGGAGAATGAAGCCTTAGAAGCTTTAACCTCCGCTTGCGATGCGTATCATAAAGGACAGGGTTTGTGGCCTACGATGAAAGTAGCTGACCGCATTGAATGTATGGAGAAATTTGTCAAACAAATGGAGTCTCAAAGAGAAGTAGTTGTAAAATTACTCATGTGGGAAATTGGTAAAACTCTAGGTGATTCTCAAAAGGAATTTGATAGAACTGTAGAATATATATATGACACCATTGAAGAATATAAACAGTTAGATAGAGATAGTGCTAAATTTTCTAAAAGAGACGGGGTTTATGCGCATATTAGACGTGGTCCACTAGGGGTCGTTCTTTGCCTGGGTCCTTATAATTATCCACTAAATGAAACCTTTGCCTTGCTTATTCCAGCCTTAATTATGGGAAATACTGCCATATTTAAACCTGCTAAACATGGTGTTTTATTAATTTCACCTTTATTGGAGGCCTTTCGGTCTAGTTTTCCAAAAGGAGTAGTAAACATTATTTATGGTAGGGGTAGAGAGGTAGCTGCACCCATTATGAAGTCGGGTCGAATAGATGTATTGGCTTTAATAGGAAATAGTAAATCAGCGATTGCCTTACAGGATCAACATCCAAATAAAAATCGTTTGCGATTGGTTTTAGGTCTAGAGGCTAAAAACCCTGCAGTGGTCCTTCCAGATGCTGATATGAATCTTACCATTGATGAATGTATAACTGGAACACTATCATTTAATGGACAGCGATGTACTGCATTAAAACTTGTACATGTTCATGAGCAAATTCAAGATACATTTTTGGAACAGTTTACAGCACGTGTGGATGCCATGAAGTTTGGAAATCCATGGGAAGAAGGGGTTAAATTGACTCCCCTGCCAGAACCAGATAAACCAGAATATATTCAAGAATTAATAGATGATGCTTTAGCAAAAGGGGCGAAAATTCTCAATAAAAGAGGGGGCGAAAGAACCGATAATTTTATATTTCCAGCAGTTTTGTTCCCAGTAACCAAAGAAATGCATGTGTATCAAGAAGAACAATTCGGTCCTGTTATTCCGGTAAAACCATTTAATGATATCCAAGTATTGTTAGATGAAATTGCAGACTCCAATTATGGTCAACAGGTGAGCCTTTTTGGTAAAGATGTGTATGAGTTATCACCCTTAATTGACACCTTAGTGAATCTTGTATGTCGTGTTAATTTAAACAGTGCCTGTCAACGTGGTCCAGATGTATTCCCTTTTACAGGTCGTAAGGATTCGGCAGTGGCTACCTTAAGTGTTCATGATGCATTGAGGTCTTTTTCTATTAGAACCTTTGTAGCCTCTAAGGACAATGCGTATAATAATCAGATCCTTGAGAATCTCTTAAAAACAAAAGTTTCTAATTTTATGAGTACTGATTACATTTTGTAA